From the genome of Bartonella sp. M0283:
TCAAGGCAGAATAGCGACAAAAAGAAACGTTCCGCACAGCGCTTTGAAAAAACAGGTGACAGACCGGAAAAGTCGGGCGAATCACGTCGTGACAAACAACGTCCGCGTAAAAATTCGTCTTTTAACAATCCGAAAGCGGATGCTTCTTACAAACAGCATAAATCAAAGTCGCAACCGAAACCGGTTGACCCTGATTCGCCTTTTGCAAAACTCGCAGCCTTGCGCGACCAATTGAAAAAATGAGCGAAGAGACCGTTTCGAGGCAGCGCTTGGACAAGTGGCTGTTTTTCTCACGGACGGTCAAAACGCGTAGCCTTGCTGCCAAACTTGTCGAGGGCAGCAAGGTCAGAGTTAATCGTGTGAAAATTGACAAGCCGAGCTATTCGATAAAAGTCGGAGACGTTCTGACTATCCGGCTCGAACGTTCGGTGGTCGTTTATAAGGTAGCAGGACTTGGCGAGCGTCGGGGGCCGGTAGCGGAAGCCCGATTGCTTTATGAAGATTTGACACCCATCGAAGTTGTAGCAGACAGACAGAATATTATTTCATCAGGTCCCCGACCGACAAAACGTGACAGAAGGCAATTATTGCGTTTTTTAAAACAGGAAATGTGAACAAATTGGTTCATATGCGGGGTTGAAACGATCAGACAAAAACGTTAATTCAGTGCTGTTATCGTTTCATTTCCGTTTAAAAGTGTGACAGGCTTTTGTCGGAATGCGCTTGACGTGAACACTGGAGATTGAACAATGACCTATGTTGTGACCGACAATTGCATTCGCTGCAAATACACTGATTGTGTCGAGGTTTGCCCCGTTGACTGTTTCTATGAAGGGGAAAACATGCTTGTTATCCACCCTGACGAATGCATCGATTGTGGTGTCTGTGAACCGGAATGTCCGGCTGAAGCAATCAAGCCGGATACCGAGCCGGGGCTCGAAAAATGGCTGGAGC
Proteins encoded in this window:
- a CDS encoding RNA-binding S4 domain-containing protein, translating into MSEETVSRQRLDKWLFFSRTVKTRSLAAKLVEGSKVRVNRVKIDKPSYSIKVGDVLTIRLERSVVVYKVAGLGERRGPVAEARLLYEDLTPIEVVADRQNIISSGPRPTKRDRRQLLRFLKQEM
- the fdxA gene encoding ferredoxin FdxA, translating into MTYVVTDNCIRCKYTDCVEVCPVDCFYEGENMLVIHPDECIDCGVCEPECPAEAIKPDTEPGLEKWLELNMEYSAKWPNITVKKDQLPEATEMDGVTGKLEKYFSPKPGSGD